A single region of the Solwaraspora sp. WMMD406 genome encodes:
- a CDS encoding NmrA family transcriptional regulator encodes MTANENTTLVLGGTGRVGRRVIQRLVERGVNVRVGSRSGTPPFDWEQPSTWADAFVGVKSAYLMYYPEIEWPGASEAVAKAAQLAVDAGVQRLVLLSARNQDEADRCEDAVTRLPVEWTIVAPASFNQNFDEGVFLEPLRQGVLALPCGDNADPFVDANDIADVAVAALTEDGHVGERYELTGPRLWTFAEGVAEISRATGRELSYVPITRDEFADAIVKDGAPREFADPLATLISEFFDGRNSSLADGVERALHRKPRDFADWVAEVAPTGVWNAA; translated from the coding sequence ATGACAGCAAACGAGAACACCACGTTGGTCCTCGGCGGTACCGGCCGGGTCGGCCGCCGGGTCATCCAGAGGCTCGTCGAGCGCGGCGTGAACGTGCGGGTCGGCTCCCGCAGCGGTACGCCTCCGTTCGACTGGGAGCAGCCGTCCACCTGGGCCGACGCCTTCGTCGGTGTCAAGTCCGCCTACCTGATGTACTACCCGGAGATCGAATGGCCCGGCGCCAGCGAGGCCGTCGCCAAGGCGGCCCAGCTGGCCGTCGACGCGGGCGTCCAGCGGCTGGTCCTCCTGTCCGCCCGAAACCAGGACGAGGCCGACCGGTGTGAGGACGCGGTGACGCGCCTCCCCGTCGAGTGGACCATCGTCGCCCCGGCCTCGTTCAACCAGAACTTCGACGAGGGCGTCTTCCTCGAGCCGCTGCGCCAGGGCGTGCTGGCCCTGCCCTGTGGCGACAACGCCGATCCGTTCGTCGACGCCAACGACATCGCCGACGTCGCGGTGGCCGCCCTCACCGAGGACGGCCACGTGGGCGAGCGCTACGAACTGACCGGTCCTCGTCTGTGGACCTTCGCCGAAGGGGTCGCCGAGATCTCCCGGGCGACGGGTCGTGAGCTCAGCTACGTACCGATCACTCGCGACGAGTTCGCCGACGCGATCGTCAAGGACGGGGCACCGCGCGAGTTCGCCGATCCACTGGCGACGCTCATCTCCGAGTTCTTCGACGGCCGCAACAGCTCGCTGGCTGACGGTGTCGAGCGTGCCCTGCACCGCAAGCCCCGCGACTTCGCGGACTGGGTGGCCGAAGTCGCTCCCACGGGCGTGTGGAACGCCGCCTAG
- a CDS encoding AMP-binding protein produces the protein MKSTRLWTSFARQVDTRPLATALVAGDRHISYGELADLVADASAILDQLDTTGGAPIGVPATKTPRTIAMVLACLRAGLPVVLPSATLPAATSRQLLARAGCRHVVDADDAGPGPAGGTPGPATPVDSDDVAFVLTTSGSTGLPKLVPLTAGAVERFADWAAVQFDLGPDASVLNYAPLNFDLCFLDVWATLHHGGRVVLVDPDAATNGRYLLDTIDDNAVTVVQAVPMAHQLMVDSAGDSAGDPARQLTTVRHALFTGDHMPARCLARLPAVFPASRFYNVYGCTETNDSFLHEVDRDALPTDGVPLGTPLPGVEAVVLDDQGTVVRGAGRGELVVATPFQSAGYLGADPAVPGPFVDAPVGRPPGTATRFYRTGDVVRRDGSGVLHLEGRTDFQVKVRGTRVNTAVVEQVLLDHDEVAEAVVLAVTDAVAGHLLHAVLRREPGATVNTLRLREHCARYLPTAAIPSTLRLSETPLPRTSTGKVDRQFLVKTLSLPRPEATTTRKEPAR, from the coding sequence GTGAAATCTACACGGCTCTGGACTTCGTTCGCTCGCCAGGTCGACACCCGTCCCCTCGCCACGGCCCTCGTGGCGGGGGACCGGCACATTTCCTACGGCGAGCTGGCCGACTTGGTGGCCGACGCCTCGGCCATCCTCGACCAGCTCGACACCACCGGCGGCGCGCCGATCGGCGTGCCCGCCACCAAGACGCCCCGAACCATCGCCATGGTCCTGGCATGCCTGCGGGCGGGCCTGCCGGTGGTGCTTCCCTCGGCTACGCTGCCCGCCGCCACGTCGCGGCAACTCCTCGCCCGGGCCGGGTGCCGCCACGTCGTCGACGCCGACGACGCCGGCCCCGGCCCGGCGGGAGGTACGCCAGGCCCGGCCACCCCCGTCGACTCCGACGACGTCGCCTTCGTGCTCACCACGTCGGGGTCGACGGGTCTTCCCAAACTGGTGCCGCTCACCGCAGGCGCGGTCGAGCGCTTCGCCGACTGGGCCGCCGTACAGTTCGACCTCGGCCCCGACGCCTCGGTACTCAACTACGCCCCGCTGAACTTCGATCTCTGTTTCCTCGACGTCTGGGCCACGTTGCACCACGGCGGGCGCGTGGTCCTGGTCGATCCGGACGCCGCCACCAACGGGCGCTATCTGCTCGACACGATCGACGACAACGCCGTGACCGTCGTGCAGGCCGTACCAATGGCCCATCAGCTGATGGTCGACTCCGCCGGCGATTCCGCCGGCGATCCGGCCCGGCAGCTCACCACGGTCCGCCATGCGCTGTTCACCGGCGATCACATGCCCGCCCGGTGCCTGGCCCGGTTGCCCGCCGTGTTCCCCGCCAGCCGCTTCTACAACGTGTACGGCTGCACCGAGACCAACGACAGCTTCCTGCACGAGGTCGACCGGGACGCGCTGCCCACCGACGGCGTCCCGCTCGGCACCCCGTTGCCCGGCGTCGAAGCGGTCGTCCTCGACGACCAAGGCACTGTGGTCAGGGGCGCGGGGCGCGGCGAGTTGGTCGTCGCCACGCCGTTCCAGTCCGCCGGCTACCTGGGTGCCGACCCGGCGGTACCTGGTCCTTTCGTCGACGCCCCCGTGGGCCGACCGCCTGGCACCGCCACTCGCTTCTACCGGACCGGCGACGTCGTGCGCCGTGACGGTTCCGGCGTCCTGCACCTCGAAGGACGCACCGACTTCCAGGTGAAGGTGCGCGGCACCCGAGTCAACACGGCTGTGGTGGAACAGGTACTGCTCGATCACGACGAGGTCGCCGAGGCCGTCGTCCTCGCTGTCACCGACGCGGTCGCCGGCCACCTGCTGCACGCGGTCCTGCGCCGCGAGCCAGGAGCGACCGTCAACACGCTCCGCCTCCGCGAGCACTGTGCTCGGTACCTGCCGACGGCGGCCATTCCGTCGACCCTCCGCCTGTCCGAGACCCCCTTGCCCCGCACGTCGACCGGCAAGGTGGACCGCCAGTTTCTCGTCAAGACCCTGAGTCTGCCTCGCCCCGAGGCGACCACCACCAGAAAGGAACCAGCACGATGA
- a CDS encoding phosphopantetheine-binding protein, whose protein sequence is MKHEGVIKSFLISEFMPDVTASELANDYDLLANGVIDSLGLLKLIAWIETEFDVTVDDAALDPDNFRTVDAIDAFLARTSVLAKAS, encoded by the coding sequence ATGAAGCACGAAGGCGTCATCAAGAGCTTTCTGATCAGCGAGTTCATGCCCGACGTCACGGCGTCGGAACTCGCCAACGACTACGACCTGCTCGCCAACGGTGTGATCGACAGCCTCGGGCTGCTCAAGCTCATCGCCTGGATCGAGACCGAGTTCGACGTCACCGTCGACGACGCGGCACTGGACCCGGACAACTTCCGCACGGTCGACGCCATCGACGCCTTCCTGGCGCGGACGTCGGTCCTGGCCAAGGCGAGCTAG
- the trpA gene encoding tryptophan synthase subunit alpha, giving the protein MADGFFPQPPGLAVFLNAGDPPFDVLDDVADMLDDHEVDVLELGVPFPDSISDGPVIRRSADRALAAGTELEDALAFVARCRARHRHLRVVVLADWAHTVRPRSMAQVVTAIAESGAAGALLHGAPPRARPDFYDRAGAAGLPVVTTCYASSSAEVVAEAGSHASAYVYLVTHYGPSGAGPAPDPDALRVPIDALRALTDAPIAAGFGVRTAADVERVRAAGADAAVVGSTIVACAEAAFTKGGDVVGDLADLVTGLRPHHRRSLRPVSHS; this is encoded by the coding sequence GTGGCTGACGGCTTCTTTCCCCAGCCGCCTGGTTTGGCGGTGTTCCTCAACGCCGGTGACCCGCCGTTCGACGTGCTCGACGACGTCGCCGACATGCTCGACGACCACGAGGTCGACGTCCTGGAGTTGGGCGTGCCGTTTCCCGATTCGATAAGCGACGGACCGGTGATCCGCCGGTCCGCTGATCGGGCGCTCGCCGCCGGGACCGAACTCGAGGACGCCCTTGCCTTCGTCGCGCGGTGCCGGGCCCGGCACCGTCATCTGCGGGTGGTCGTTCTCGCCGACTGGGCGCACACCGTCCGGCCCCGCTCGATGGCGCAGGTCGTCACGGCCATCGCGGAATCCGGGGCGGCGGGGGCGCTGCTCCACGGGGCGCCGCCGCGGGCCCGCCCGGACTTCTACGACCGGGCCGGCGCCGCCGGGTTGCCCGTCGTCACCACCTGCTATGCGTCCTCCTCTGCCGAGGTCGTGGCCGAGGCGGGGTCCCACGCCTCTGCCTACGTGTATCTGGTGACGCACTACGGCCCAAGCGGCGCCGGCCCCGCCCCTGACCCGGACGCACTCCGTGTCCCGATAGACGCCCTGCGGGCCCTGACCGACGCGCCGATCGCCGCCGGCTTCGGGGTGCGCACGGCAGCCGACGTCGAGCGGGTGCGTGCGGCCGGTGCCGACGCCGCCGTCGTCGGCAGCACCATCGTCGCCTGCGCCGAGGCGGCGTTCACCAAGGGCGGTGACGTCGTCGGCGACCTCGCCGACCTCGTCACCGGCCTACGTCCCCACCATCGCCGGTCCCTACGACCGGTCAGCCACTCCTGA
- a CDS encoding ectoine synthase, with amino-acid sequence MIVRSLDSVKTVDWGNGLSRRFLLEGDGLGYTLTDTTVRAGTKSLLEYRNHLEACYCIEGSGEVVALDGTAHRITPGTLYALDKHDAHYLVADPDTDLRLVCVFSPALRGDERHSLDAAGASAY; translated from the coding sequence ATGATCGTACGCAGCCTGGACAGCGTCAAGACCGTCGACTGGGGCAACGGTTTGAGCCGCCGTTTCCTGCTGGAGGGCGACGGGCTCGGCTACACCCTCACCGACACCACGGTGCGTGCCGGCACCAAGTCGCTGCTCGAGTACCGCAACCACCTGGAGGCCTGCTACTGCATCGAGGGTTCCGGCGAGGTCGTCGCCCTCGACGGCACGGCGCACCGCATCACCCCGGGCACGCTCTACGCGCTCGACAAGCACGACGCCCACTACCTCGTCGCCGACCCGGACACCGACCTGCGCCTGGTGTGCGTGTTCTCGCCCGCGTTGCGGGGCGACGAGCGGCACAGCCTGGACGCCGCCGGCGCCTCCGCTTACTGA
- a CDS encoding acyl-CoA dehydrogenase family protein gives MRTWDEDQLALREGMRQWCQDLAGAEHDAIGTGFPWDAWKQFRSSGILGLPFDPAHGGAGADLLTTMFVLEALGHGCRDGGLSFSLATTLCSTGVPLQHFGTPEQKERYLPRVCSGDLIGAHAISEPDTGSDALSMRTMAVRDGDHFVLNGSKSFVTNGPIADVVVVYARTRPGGGPIGITAFLVDADTPGFSAGQPIKKMGLTSSPMSELYFDDCRIPADRAIGGIGRGFLLLEHVMKWEILCSFIINVGEMQHRFERCLEYARTRTQFGKPIGSFQAISHKLVDMRIQLETARRWLYDTAERLVAGEDVTTDVAISKLITSEANVASGLAAIQIFGGNGYMSEYGLDRELANAVGGTIYSGTTEIQYNRISSMLGL, from the coding sequence ATGCGCACCTGGGACGAGGATCAGCTCGCACTGCGCGAGGGCATGCGCCAGTGGTGCCAAGACCTTGCCGGCGCCGAGCACGACGCCATCGGGACCGGGTTTCCGTGGGACGCGTGGAAGCAGTTCCGCTCGTCCGGGATACTCGGCCTGCCGTTCGACCCGGCCCACGGTGGGGCCGGTGCCGACCTGCTCACCACCATGTTCGTACTGGAGGCTCTGGGCCACGGGTGCCGCGACGGCGGGCTGAGCTTCTCCTTGGCCACCACCCTGTGCAGCACCGGGGTCCCGCTGCAGCACTTCGGGACCCCGGAGCAGAAGGAGCGGTACCTGCCGCGGGTGTGCTCGGGCGACCTGATCGGTGCCCACGCCATCAGTGAGCCCGACACCGGGTCGGACGCTCTGAGCATGCGGACGATGGCGGTCCGCGACGGCGACCACTTCGTGCTCAACGGCAGCAAGAGCTTCGTGACCAACGGCCCCATCGCCGACGTGGTCGTCGTCTACGCCCGCACTCGACCCGGTGGTGGGCCGATCGGCATCACCGCCTTCCTGGTCGACGCGGACACTCCCGGTTTCTCGGCTGGACAGCCGATCAAGAAAATGGGATTGACGTCGTCGCCGATGAGCGAGCTGTACTTCGACGACTGCCGGATACCGGCCGACCGGGCCATCGGCGGGATCGGGCGGGGCTTCCTCCTGCTCGAGCACGTCATGAAGTGGGAGATCCTCTGCTCGTTCATCATCAACGTCGGGGAAATGCAGCATCGGTTCGAACGCTGCCTGGAGTACGCCCGGACCCGCACGCAGTTCGGCAAGCCGATCGGCTCGTTCCAGGCGATCTCCCACAAGCTGGTCGACATGCGCATCCAGCTCGAGACGGCACGCCGGTGGCTGTACGACACCGCCGAACGCCTCGTCGCTGGCGAAGACGTCACGACGGACGTGGCTATCAGCAAGTTGATCACCAGTGAGGCGAACGTGGCCTCGGGGCTGGCGGCGATCCAGATCTTCGGCGGCAACGGCTACATGTCCGAGTACGGCCTCGATCGCGAGTTGGCCAACGCGGTGGGCGGCACCATCTACTCGGGGACGACCGAGATTCAGTACAACCGGATCTCCTCGATGTTGGGGCTGTGA
- a CDS encoding ISAzo13 family transposase gives MLPHLNERQQRLALATEARLLGHGGIRTVARAAGVSESTVRKGVSELEGGADALPAGRIRRSGAGRMRAETADPELVPALMALVEPDEHGDPTSPLRWTTKSLRCLAGELTRQGHRVTAPTVGRLLRENGFTSRGAAKTLEGQRHPDRDVQFHYINELVKQHLLAGEPVISVDTRKKEQLGRRPAEADQEGPRPPDGPDRRPLEQPVRVEGRGFVGPGVDAFGVAGPTVDKGWVSVGIDHETTAFAVASIGCWWRERGALEYPAANRLLIAADAGAANGYRHRLWKAELAARAAETGLTIMVCHFPAGTSKWNTIGYQLFSHLSMSWSGRSLTSHEVVVNTIMTTTGTAASDSGVGATRIADGHDRRQNLSTPASDVHGRWNYHIAPTDAPGAGPGTRPGTADRADRAADRAEARAQTLELLADPRLTGMSGEELDALRARLAAAQAARTAHAERRRDLSRGGAGVPTTSSRGRPLLSPSDQVLVTVLYLRQVCSQKVLCDVLEINPVTIGKVIKATRQLLAEQKISIIPAVARHFTRADDLLTWARDTASGRRPPAGDPTREALTDPVLTGMSRAALHTLLEELMVPYAAVVEERRDSRRGDRRRPGTRGGVFRQKITDGDRILAAILYQRGVCGIDVLAELLNVSRSTLRGAINDVLPILRAHPRRIGVAERRHRTAAGLLAAVAEHE, from the coding sequence CTGTTACCGCACCTGAACGAGCGGCAACAACGGCTGGCGCTGGCGACCGAGGCCCGGTTGCTGGGGCACGGCGGGATCCGGACGGTCGCGCGAGCGGCCGGCGTGAGCGAATCGACCGTACGCAAAGGGGTGTCCGAACTCGAAGGTGGTGCCGACGCGCTGCCGGCGGGGCGGATCCGCCGGTCCGGCGCGGGCCGTATGCGGGCCGAAACCGCCGATCCGGAGCTGGTACCCGCGCTGATGGCACTCGTCGAGCCGGACGAACACGGCGATCCGACGTCGCCGCTGCGCTGGACGACGAAGTCGTTGCGGTGTTTGGCCGGAGAGCTGACTCGGCAGGGCCATCGGGTGACGGCGCCGACCGTGGGGCGGCTGCTGCGGGAGAACGGTTTCACGTCACGAGGGGCCGCCAAGACGCTGGAGGGCCAGCGGCACCCCGACCGGGACGTCCAGTTCCATTACATCAACGAGCTGGTCAAACAGCATCTCTTGGCCGGCGAGCCGGTGATCAGCGTGGACACGAGGAAGAAGGAACAACTCGGCCGTCGGCCGGCGGAGGCCGATCAAGAAGGACCTCGGCCGCCGGACGGACCCGACCGGCGACCGCTCGAACAGCCGGTCCGCGTCGAGGGTCGCGGCTTCGTCGGTCCAGGCGTCGACGCGTTCGGGGTTGCCGGGCCGACCGTCGACAAGGGATGGGTGAGCGTCGGCATCGACCATGAGACGACAGCGTTCGCGGTCGCCTCGATCGGGTGCTGGTGGCGCGAGCGGGGCGCGCTGGAGTATCCAGCTGCCAACCGTCTGTTGATCGCGGCGGACGCCGGAGCCGCCAACGGCTATCGCCACCGGTTGTGGAAGGCGGAGCTCGCGGCACGGGCCGCCGAGACCGGACTGACGATCATGGTGTGTCATTTTCCGGCTGGCACCTCGAAATGGAACACCATCGGGTACCAGCTGTTCTCCCATCTCTCCATGAGCTGGAGCGGGCGTTCCCTGACCAGCCACGAGGTGGTGGTGAATACGATCATGACGACCACGGGTACGGCCGCATCCGACTCGGGCGTTGGTGCAACTCGCATTGCCGACGGTCACGATCGGCGGCAGAACCTGTCGACGCCCGCGTCCGATGTGCACGGCCGGTGGAACTACCACATAGCTCCGACCGACGCTCCCGGTGCCGGGCCCGGCACCAGGCCCGGCACCGCCGATCGCGCCGATCGCGCTGCTGACCGTGCTGAGGCCCGAGCCCAGACCCTGGAACTGCTCGCGGATCCCCGGCTGACCGGGATGAGCGGCGAAGAACTGGATGCCCTGCGGGCGAGGCTGGCCGCGGCTCAGGCGGCCCGGACGGCCCATGCCGAACGACGCCGCGACCTATCGCGTGGCGGCGCGGGTGTGCCCACCACCAGCAGTCGTGGCCGACCGCTGCTCTCGCCGTCGGACCAGGTCTTGGTCACTGTCCTCTACTTGCGGCAGGTCTGCTCCCAGAAGGTGCTGTGTGACGTGCTCGAGATTAACCCGGTCACCATCGGAAAGGTGATCAAAGCGACCCGCCAGCTGCTGGCGGAGCAGAAGATCAGCATCATCCCGGCTGTCGCGCGCCACTTCACCCGTGCCGACGACCTACTAACCTGGGCGCGCGACACCGCTTCTGGTCGACGCCCTCCAGCGGGGGATCCCACCCGTGAGGCGCTGACCGACCCCGTACTGACCGGCATGAGCCGCGCGGCACTGCACACCCTCTTGGAAGAGCTGATGGTGCCGTACGCAGCTGTGGTCGAAGAGCGCCGGGACAGCCGACGCGGCGACCGGCGGCGGCCAGGGACCCGCGGTGGTGTCTTCCGGCAGAAGATCACCGACGGCGACCGGATCCTCGCGGCCATTCTCTACCAACGCGGTGTCTGCGGCATCGACGTCCTCGCTGAGCTGCTGAACGTCAGCCGCAGTACGCTGCGCGGTGCGATCAACGACGTACTGCCGATCCTCCGCGCCCACCCCCGGAGGATCGGCGTGGCCGAGCGGCGGCACCGCACTGCCGCTGGACTCCTCGCCGCTGTGGCCGAGCACGAGTAG
- a CDS encoding AAA family ATPase translates to MDTAIELLGPMAVRCAGTVHHLQSAQTRVAFARLVLAGPEGVTRHELADVIWPGELPPTWASALRTLVSRLRAFVGPLQAEETNPLVKRGGRYVLALGKGVLVDVRYATRSVAAAQQALNAGDLAGADRLATEAADRLRFPFLSEHEGDWVGEQRERLTECLVTALEIASRAATGTGDHNRAALLAEEATTRAPERESAHRCLMAVREAMGNRGEALRAYQRLRRYLAEELGVDPSPETEAAYLALLGPSSAPTAPGTRTTAEHRPVPFVGRHHEMAMLTGAWARASRGSRQFVLVTGESGIGKTRLLREAGEAMATEGGLLLVGRCDEGAMIPYQPFVEALDGYVAASPDDPLEAVSPAVRGPLRLLLPSLGGPCPPGELPEQSILFAALTQLLLVAASERPCALLIDDVHWADPQTAALLRHVLRTTADARLCVVAAARNDLPTSDRRRVRASLDEAMLPFEHVGEGTEIALGGLDFASTRALTQKLDTGSIVADGATTRESVDTAGTDADPIRRAHARSGGNPFMLVEMLRHKAGSDSVPPAVARLVAAKQAAIGQNATRLLQVAAVTGPSFAFDAVAGAAGLDVLSALDALEALLEVGILTEVTAAGARHPYRPAIYEFRHTVVRQAVDEQVSDARRRHVTSWQQAEPGATSQHHHELGAVK, encoded by the coding sequence ATGGACACTGCGATCGAACTGCTGGGACCGATGGCCGTGCGGTGCGCGGGCACCGTGCACCACCTTCAGAGCGCACAGACCAGAGTGGCGTTCGCGCGTCTCGTCCTGGCTGGTCCCGAGGGGGTGACGCGGCACGAGCTGGCTGACGTGATCTGGCCAGGCGAGCTTCCGCCCACCTGGGCGTCGGCCCTGCGTACCTTGGTGAGCCGGCTGCGGGCGTTCGTCGGACCGCTGCAGGCCGAGGAGACGAACCCCCTGGTCAAACGAGGTGGGCGGTACGTGCTCGCACTGGGCAAAGGAGTGCTGGTCGACGTGCGGTACGCGACCCGTTCGGTGGCAGCGGCCCAGCAGGCGCTCAACGCCGGCGACCTGGCCGGGGCCGATCGGCTCGCCACGGAGGCGGCGGATCGGCTGCGTTTCCCGTTTCTGTCCGAGCACGAGGGCGACTGGGTCGGCGAACAGCGCGAGCGGTTGACCGAGTGCCTGGTCACGGCCCTCGAGATCGCCAGCCGGGCGGCGACGGGCACGGGGGACCACAACCGGGCGGCTCTCCTCGCCGAGGAGGCGACGACCCGGGCACCAGAGCGGGAGAGTGCGCACCGTTGCCTCATGGCGGTACGCGAGGCCATGGGAAACCGGGGCGAGGCCCTGCGGGCGTACCAGCGACTGCGCCGGTACCTCGCCGAGGAATTGGGCGTCGATCCGTCGCCGGAGACCGAGGCCGCCTATCTGGCGTTGCTCGGCCCTTCGTCGGCACCGACCGCGCCGGGTACCAGGACCACCGCCGAGCACCGTCCGGTTCCGTTCGTCGGGCGCCATCACGAGATGGCGATGCTGACCGGGGCCTGGGCCCGGGCCAGCCGAGGAAGTCGGCAGTTCGTCCTGGTCACGGGCGAGTCCGGCATCGGCAAGACACGTCTGCTGCGCGAGGCCGGGGAGGCGATGGCCACCGAGGGCGGGCTGCTGCTGGTGGGCCGATGCGACGAGGGCGCGATGATCCCGTACCAGCCTTTCGTGGAGGCGCTGGACGGCTACGTCGCGGCCTCGCCCGACGACCCACTCGAAGCGGTTTCCCCGGCCGTACGGGGTCCGTTGCGGCTGCTGCTCCCCTCACTCGGCGGGCCCTGTCCGCCCGGTGAACTGCCGGAACAGTCGATCCTGTTCGCCGCGTTGACCCAGTTGCTGCTGGTGGCGGCCAGCGAGCGGCCCTGCGCGTTGCTCATCGACGACGTCCATTGGGCCGATCCGCAGACGGCGGCGCTGCTGCGACATGTGCTGCGTACCACCGCGGATGCCCGGCTGTGCGTTGTCGCCGCAGCCCGCAACGACCTGCCGACCTCCGACCGACGACGGGTGCGGGCCAGCCTGGACGAGGCGATGCTTCCGTTCGAGCACGTCGGCGAAGGGACCGAGATAGCCCTCGGCGGCCTCGACTTCGCTTCCACCCGGGCACTCACGCAGAAGCTGGACACCGGATCGATCGTCGCCGACGGTGCGACCACCAGGGAGAGCGTCGACACGGCCGGCACCGACGCGGACCCGATCCGCCGGGCGCATGCCCGCAGCGGCGGGAACCCGTTCATGCTGGTCGAGATGTTGCGGCACAAGGCCGGCTCGGACTCGGTACCACCGGCGGTCGCGCGGCTGGTGGCCGCCAAGCAGGCCGCCATCGGACAGAACGCCACCCGGCTGCTCCAGGTCGCGGCGGTCACCGGGCCGTCCTTCGCCTTCGACGCGGTCGCTGGCGCGGCCGGCTTGGACGTGCTGTCGGCCCTGGACGCGCTCGAGGCACTGCTGGAGGTCGGGATCCTCACCGAGGTGACCGCCGCAGGCGCCCGACACCCGTACCGGCCGGCGATCTACGAATTTCGGCACACCGTCGTCCGGCAGGCGGTCGACGAACAGGTCAGCGACGCCCGACGTCGTCACGTCACCTCCTGGCAACAGGCGGAGCCTGGGGCAACGAGTCAGCACCACCACGAGCTCGGAGCCGTGAAGTAA
- a CDS encoding acyl carrier protein, translating to MQLPTLEVSVDRLMAVSRIEDFDPDTPLTSSGVDSLDLMEWVYDMQERYPDMGVDESIVESIDDTVTFRGIHQQLLTARGAVPVASATGDA from the coding sequence ATGCAGCTTCCTACGCTCGAGGTGTCCGTCGACCGGTTGATGGCGGTGAGCCGGATCGAGGACTTCGATCCGGACACGCCGCTGACCTCGTCCGGCGTCGACTCGCTCGACCTCATGGAATGGGTCTACGACATGCAGGAGCGGTACCCGGACATGGGAGTGGACGAGTCGATCGTCGAAAGCATCGACGACACCGTCACCTTCCGGGGAATTCACCAGCAGTTGCTGACCGCCCGCGGTGCCGTCCCGGTCGCCTCCGCGACCGGCGACGCGTGA
- a CDS encoding beta-ketoacyl-ACP synthase 3, with protein MTAQLPMSGVGVIGWGSYLPEGRLTNAELAERFGVDDDWIVHRTGIRERRIVGPGETTASLAVEAGRRALDNAGVRPDEISHLILASGTPEQLSPATSAFVQRELGTSGGAHDVNAECASFAYGFVVAAGLMAIDPRPVLLIGSDTHSLVVNPEDRDLGVLIGDGAGAVVLAPHDRSWLRTWDMGCDGTKVESLKIPAGGSRQPASEATLREKLHYAQIKGNEIYLHAVRFTVGSLRRTLESANLGPDDIDHLLPHQANLRIIDSIVERSGVPRDRLITNIEHYGNTGAASMPIALAEALDAGRIQRGDRVMFAAFGAGMVWVTALIEWGAGEPTGWRS; from the coding sequence GTGACCGCGCAGCTGCCGATGTCGGGCGTCGGCGTCATCGGGTGGGGTAGCTACCTACCCGAGGGCAGATTGACCAATGCGGAGCTCGCTGAACGGTTCGGTGTGGACGACGACTGGATCGTGCATCGTACCGGCATCAGGGAACGGCGAATCGTCGGACCGGGCGAGACCACCGCCTCGCTGGCCGTCGAGGCCGGTCGGCGGGCGCTGGACAACGCCGGGGTGCGACCCGATGAAATCTCGCACCTCATCCTCGCCTCGGGTACGCCCGAGCAGTTGTCGCCGGCGACGTCCGCGTTCGTACAGCGGGAACTGGGCACGTCCGGCGGCGCCCACGACGTGAACGCCGAATGCGCCAGCTTCGCCTACGGGTTCGTGGTCGCGGCCGGGCTCATGGCGATCGACCCACGGCCGGTCCTGCTGATCGGCAGCGACACGCACTCGCTCGTCGTCAACCCCGAGGACCGGGACCTGGGCGTGCTGATCGGTGACGGAGCCGGGGCGGTCGTCCTGGCACCCCACGACCGCAGCTGGCTACGAACCTGGGACATGGGTTGCGACGGGACCAAGGTCGAGAGCCTCAAGATCCCGGCCGGCGGCAGCCGGCAGCCGGCGAGCGAGGCGACGCTTCGTGAGAAGCTGCACTACGCCCAGATCAAGGGCAACGAGATCTACCTGCACGCCGTCCGGTTCACCGTGGGCTCGCTACGTCGCACGCTCGAGTCGGCGAACCTCGGCCCCGACGACATCGACCACCTGCTGCCGCACCAGGCGAACCTGCGCATCATCGACTCGATCGTCGAGCGCAGTGGGGTGCCTCGGGACCGACTGATCACCAACATCGAGCACTACGGCAACACCGGGGCGGCGTCGATGCCGATCGCCCTGGCCGAGGCGCTCGACGCCGGGCGCATCCAGCGGGGCGACCGTGTGATGTTCGCGGCGTTCGGTGCCGGCATGGTGTGGGTCACCGCCCTGATCGAATGGGGCGCGGGCGAGCCGACGGGGTGGCGGTCGTGA